ATACTATTTTTTCCTGCAGCTGTTAGTGATCCATTTTAAAGTAACTTATCTTTTTTAGAATTTTGTATCCATGTATCAAAATGCAgagtatttttgtaaaactaaACTTTTTGGTTTATGCTCATAGCACAGAATATATCATTGCTGGTATGTTTTCCTGAAATGAAGCGCAGGTTTATTGTGAAGTGTGTGACTGAAATTAGTAATGTAATTAAGTGGACATCAAGCAAATATGTTGGAACTTAATtctactgtttttaaaaatgactttaccCAACCTGTATAACATAATACATGGGCTAggtttttcttgtgtgtgtttgttttttatgtcatGCATCTCAAATGGCACTTTGACTCATCCATTAACTGTAGATCAGGTTAGAGCGCAGTAGTGATGTTTCCAAGCATTCCAGCCCTCTTGGGGGAGTTTAAGAGCACATGATGTTGCGGAAGAAGTGCGGAAAAGTAATGCCTCTTAAAGCCATACCAACACAGAAAGCCAACCTGTGACTTCAGTTTCATGAATGTAAATTTTACCTCATGGTGTGGACATAGAGCTTACTCTACATCTAACATCGGACCAATTACAGTTTTAAAGAACATATATTTTGAGGCAGaaggggagggtgggggtggCACCAACTGTCATTTGTATCACTGTACATTTGTCGGATTTTTTCGTCTTGGATTGTGGTGTAATCTCATGTTTTTTCACATCCAGTTTCATTTTGAGCAATCCAGGATGCTCAGTCTGACTCTTCGAATAGCCACTTccacctgaaaaaaaaaacatgtgaaacatTAATTTAAAAGGTGGTGAAGATAGCACACAAATCTTTACAAAATATCAGTTTTGTCCTTCATTCATGTAATGAATATccatgtatatttaaatgtgaaatatactGCAGGGGTATCTTGAATTTCAATTGTGATGCTTTCAACAGAACTTTGTGTGCCTTGATAACTTAACTGTTACTCTGCTTTGTTTACTGGTGTCCCTTTCGTGTCATAGCTATTTGGCTCcttgtcctttttcttctctaGGACTGTTGAACATCAAGACACCTTTATGTGGTTGAATCTTTATTTCTAAACACAAGCATTACCATAGCCCAtacagacatattttatttcaacaacaTCGTGCAGCTTCACCAGTGAATTGTCAACTTGTTTGTTACTTtctgttgaaaatgtttttcatgcCTCATGAGATTTGTACATGTGAGGCAAAAGGGACGAGACCATGGAGATTGTTTTATGGAGAGCTATCTTGTGTTGATGTGCTTGTCAACATTACTATTGTTGCTGTGAACTGCTTGATCAAAAGGAGCAACCATGATAAATTAACTGTTAATTGCCAATAGTGTGAGCTGTATCTTGTGTGTAATCAGTCAGCTCACTTTTCCTAGTTCGCTTTCTATTTCACATTCTCCAACAGTTTTGTTGTATCCGTTCTGTGTAGCTTGAGCTTTAGTATCTAGCCTTAAGACCCCGCAGTCGGGATAAAGGTCAACCCCAGTGTGTTATCATACATCTGAACTATTATTAACATGTACTTTGCCTTGGTCTGGACATTTGTATACTCTTCTGTTTATATCTGTAATCCTGCTGCtacattaaatgaattaataaaaatgtctttgggtttcttttttcccccttgtaAGTTAATAGTTCTGAAAGTTGTTATATTAATCTTCTAAAGCCAATATTGCACATTACTTAAGTTACACATGTACTCTTATCCTCACAATGCTTTAAATGAACGAACAGCAATAATGAAACACTCTGGCTTCAGGTATTTGTGTCTGCACAAATGCATTAAAAGCATCAGGAAAAAAGCCAGTCATAATTTACTAGTTCTTCTGTGCAGAATTTTCTGGAAGAAGGATATCGGATCTTCTGggtcaaaaacaacatcaaagtcAGGTTTTTTCTTGAGAGCGAGGGCAGCAACCAATATGGCGAAAATAGCAGTGAGTCCCCATATGTGATACTGGCTTCCTGAATCAGGGTCCATAAAATAGAAAGAGTGCAGCATCCCCATTGTCCCAGCAACACCATGGGTGGCATAGTGGTCCTTGTCGCTGGTGAAGAAGTCCAGGGGGACAGTGAACACAGCACTGACCTCAGCTGGGTTTGGACAGGGACAAAATGACTCGTCTATGAAGCCAACCACCGGGGTTACCAACAAACCGCTCTGTTAAAATAGATCAAAATAGGAGGGGGTCATGTGAAATAGATGGACCAAAAGCAGCTGATGCCTTTGAAGGGGTAATAATGTGCACTGGTCTACCTTATTGATGATAGGGACCAGTCTACAGaccacctgaacatcatcaggtGGGAGACCtatctcctcctctgcctctctcagAGCTGTGTCCACATCATCTCTGTCACTGGGGTCTCTCTTCCCACCTGGGAAACACACCTCGCCAGCACTGGTCCtcagctgcagagacacaaaagaAAAGCCTGTTTTTCAGCAATGCATagtgaaaaataatacaaagttATAAATTCAAACGGCCTACTCCTGTACTgatctgttgtgtttatttcttaaaatgttctttgatTTTCAGAAagttgtaaaacagctttgatttattttactggaaaaaaatgttttaccagaATTTTGTTATTCAATGGACTCATTCAGAGACCATTCAACTGAGGCATAATAATCTTATAGATCAAAACAGTAAATAGCCATAATCTGTGCCAAAGAATGTTATACAAAAGCAATTGCATTTGTGGTGTGGACAAGTGACTATGAATGACCTGAAGGTTAAAAGGGAGTTTGGAGAATTTTAGACCTGATCTTAAACGTTTACGACGTAGAAAAACGGTTAGAGAGGCCAGGCTCACTCTGAGATTAGTACACCCACATCTGACCAACACTTGTTACCTCTTTTGATCGCAGGGTCATCATGGTGTGCAGCTCTCCATTCTTCACTATAAGTGGGATCAGCACTGAGGCTTTGGGCAGCACCGGTAGAGAGGAAAATTTGTTTCCGATGTCAAACTGCTCTAAAATGGCTATGATGTCCTCTTTAACATGCATTGTAGCAGCTCTGTTTCAACGAAGAAACAACAGAGTGGAggacaagaaaaaaacatacgCCAAAACTGAAAGCCAACTCTTGTTTTACATgtgaaaaatactcaagtacagcGCGAAACTGCGGGTTGTCACGTCCAAAGGGGTCTAACATAGCAAATATTAACCAATGTGTGGTAATCAGTAACCATGCAGCAAGTGATGAACAAATGAGTTTATCATAAATAGAACTCTGAAAAAACTGAGCTCCAGTTGTCCCACATATTCTACGTCACGGTGGACTGATAAGATAATGATAGCATGTAGAGCTAAGTGTTAGCAGTGTGTGGTATCTGGGAtaacaaatgtaactgtaacTAAAATGTCTCTAATGGTTTTCTCATGACTTCTAGCATCATTCGACAGGTAAGTAAAATATCTCACTTATGAGAGTTGGctgacatttctatttcataACCAACAATCGTCACAGTGTGCGACGAACCCAGCCAATTAGCCACAAGCATTGTAGTGACGCATTTGACGTCAATTGTACATTTGCATCTCACGTGTAAAAACGAGTCTCATAAATAGGAATCACATTTCCACATTCAATGGAAATTGAGTGCTATTTTAACTTCAATATGGCTCTATAGAAGCCCAAGTTAAGAAGtgtaacataaacataaaatataagtCTTCTGAGATAAGAGAAAAAATTCAATCTCAAACTTCAAAGTTTCACGAGATTTGTATTGCTGTAAACAGGTCTTCGATGAACAAATctgatatgaaataaaacaaaacgttACAATACATTCCAAGTCAGTCATATTATGGCAAAATGAGAGGATATATCTGCattataatcaataaaaaaaacatgacaattAAATGAAGGCTACTTAAACTTGACTGACAGCTCACTTAACGGAAAGCAGTAATTAGCCTGAGACTTGTGActtcaacaaataaatgacattcTTCTTTCTATCTCAAAGATAAAACAGCAGGTAGTCTATagacatgaataaataaattaaaatttAACAACCAAAATATTTATTCTATACATACACAACTGATCCCATGTGTTTATTAataagggagaaaaaaaagtgttctctACGTTTGCAACCCACATGTCACATTTTGTGGATTTgtaagtagaaaaataaataagtttcaaaacacagcaaagCTAAGGATGGGCATCACAGTGGTCCTAGTCTTCATTGATTTCAGCCCTGCCTCTCCAGCAAATTCTTCTGCTCAGACTTTGTACTTCTCCTTGGCTTGATCATTCAGTATACAGATGTGCTGTGAACAGGTTAACCCAATTAATCACAGgataatgcatgttttttcatttaaaaaaaggaggtCTTACAATTCTACAATTAATCACAAATGATacaagatttgttttatttgttctacctgaagaaatgtaaaagttATGGTTAGGTAATCGTTTTTCAGCATTACTccatcacaataaaaaaaaaacatgcctgATTGGAGCCAACTGTTAATAATGTAAACTATTCTTTCACAATGCAAAGAAGGGAGCTACTCATGactgaaaaacattgaaattatTGGTGAAGGCGGTAAAAGAGGTTGAAGAgcactaaataaatgaaaaacatttgattttctcTTATTGCAATAAAGTGTGATGTTTCAGTTTTATTAATGTATATCATCATTCATGCATTATTTACTGTTTCAACAAAATAGTAAACAATAAATTCTATTCTATTAAATGATAACATGGTATCGAATATCTGTCCGCATTCCCCTTATCTAAAATCATCCAAAGGAGTCTACACCAGCAAACTTACACTGAGATCTCTGAAGTACTCATTGTAGTCCAAAGCGTAGCCTACCAGAAAAGAATCTGGCACCTCAAAACCaatatctgaaataaaaatacagaccATTACTACCACTGTGAGGcacatatattaaaaaaaataataaactgctTATTTTAAGTGCAGTTGAAGTTAAACTCACTAAACGTTACTTGTGATCTAAAATTAGATGCAGAAACATTTACTGTGATCAGAAGCTCTGAACTAATGGAAGTTGCTCTTTTAATTTCTCTGTGAGGTTATACTTAAGCTGTCACTGCTAGTGGGAAGTCATAATGCTTACAGTAACAGCTGTCCTTAAGGGTCGATTTTGAAGGGATTATACAACACAAACCTAAAAGCATTACATAATCAGAGACAGTGTGAGCACAGGGGGTTATCAGGCATGCATTAGTGCATAAGTGCCAGGCTCGGCTACATTTGGAGAACGTTTTCTGGAAATAACTGTTAATGCTGCATgtaaaaaacacagtttgattAAATAACACTTCACCAGCCCtttaaaagtacaaacataCATGTGAGCATAGCATAATCACTGCCATACATTACTAAAAATCCATAGGTAACTTAGTGTAATGTAAAGAGGCACTCACAGTCTGGTCTGTACCCTGAACTCCTCGGGGTCCTCTTCACCAGAAGGCTAAAATTACAAACAAGGAAAATACAGgatataaaaaacaaaggttctcaaaaaagggaaattgacATGCTAAACAGAAAGACCGAATGTCACCACAACATATGCAGTGCAGGTTTTAAACCTGGCCAATTATCTTTGTACACCTGCACAACATCTTAATAAATGCCTGTCCTGTTCGAGATCAACCTCTGTCTGTGGAGCTTATTTTACATGCGTGGATGCAGAGTACAGGTTAAGTAGGGCCAAGAAATACAGGTCCCCTGTCTTAAAGCTTAATTCACAGAAAGAAAGCGTTCTGTGAAAGTGAATGATTGTTTGACTCtatattgtatgtgtgtatgtgagcaaCCTTGACCTGTGTGTACTTTGCATCTCGCCTCATGTCAGCTGGATGCTGGAGCTCCAGCCCCTGCGAAGTATAGGCGGTTGTAGCTAAGGGATATTCTTTCTGTACTGATGATCTAAGCTCAACAGCCATATCATGTTACATAAACAAGGTTCAGAAAAGTCTCATACATAgctgtttactttattttcacataaactttaaatgaaatgcatccGTCAATTCTTTAGCACCACAATTACAATTTCATTCAGCGCTGTTGTTTTCGTGTGGCAGCAGAAATGTCAGCCAGGAAAGcctcagcaggaagaggaacTATTT
Above is a genomic segment from Eleginops maclovinus isolate JMC-PN-2008 ecotype Puerto Natales chromosome 2, JC_Emac_rtc_rv5, whole genome shotgun sequence containing:
- the nudt7 gene encoding peroxisomal coenzyme A diphosphatase NUDT7 — protein: MHVKEDIIAILEQFDIGNKFSSLPVLPKASVLIPLIVKNGELHTMMTLRSKELRTSAGEVCFPGGKRDPSDRDDVDTALREAEEEIGLPPDDVQVVCRLVPIINKSGLLVTPVVGFIDESFCPCPNPAEVSAVFTVPLDFFTSDKDHYATHGVAGTMGMLHSFYFMDPDSGSQYHIWGLTAIFAILVAALALKKKPDFDVVFDPEDPISFFQKILHRRTSKL